The DNA region ATCTGCTGTACGCGCAAAGGCGTAGATGACACTGACCGGTTTTCGCAAAGCCTTAGGCAGTAGGCGCGAGGCAACGGGGAAATTTTCATAATGTTCGTACGCCATTTTCTGGCAAAAGGCGTAAGCTTGTGTAATTTTTAAAGAATCAGACATTTATAACGATCTTTGAATGGACTAAGCTAAAGAATAGCGCAGCCGAGCCGAGTTTAAAAATAACCGAGTTTATTTGGTGGTTGTTTTTCTGCACGTTATTATAGCGGGAGTAGGATTGATTGAGTAATTTGCCTAGGGTGCTGATTGTTGGCGGTGCCGGTTACATTGGGTCACATATGGTGAAGTATCTGGGTAAAAAGGGTGCAGTTATTACTGTGCTTGATAATCTCAGCACGGGACACCGAGACTTAGTGACTGCTGGTGAGTTTATCGAAGGTGATTTGGGTGATCAAGCGTTGTTAGATACTGTCTTTGCCAGTCGTGATATTGATGTGGTCATGCATTTTGCCGCCTCATCGTTGGTGGGCGAGTCAGTGATTGACCCGCTGAAATACTATACTAATAATGTATCGCGCACAGCCAACTTGCTGTCAGCGATGCAGCGCCATGAGATAAAGCATTTTATTTTTTCATCGACAGCCGCCGTTTATGGCGAGCCCGATGAGCTACCGATTACCGAGCAGACAACAACAAATCCAACTAACCCTTATGGTGCGACAAAGCTCGCTGTCGAGCGTATGTTGCGCGATTGTGATGCTGCTTTTGGCCTGAAATCCATATGTTTGCGTTATTTTAATGCCTGTGGCGCCGATGACTCAGCGACAATTGGTGAGCGCCACCAGCCAGAGACCCATTTGATACCATTGGTGTTACAGGTCGCCGCTGGCTTGCGTGAGCATATTAGTGTCTTTGGCAATGACTATGAAACTGAGGATGGCACCTGTCTAAGAGATTATGTTCATGTCAATGACCTAGCGCAGGCGCATTACCAGGCCATGATGAAGTTATTAGATGGTGGTGAGAGTAATCTCTATAACCTGGGTAATAGCACGGGTTTTTCGGTGCGTCAGGTGATAGACCAGGTAAGCTTGGTGACAGGCAAAAAAATAAACGTAGTAGACGCGCCGCGTCGTGTTGGTGATCCCGCTGTGTTAGTTGCTGACTCAACAAAAGCGCGACGAGAGTTGGCTTGGCAACCGCAATATGAGTCATTATCAATGATGATTGAAACCGCATGGTCTTGGCATCAGCGAGATTCCTCCTAGGGGTTGCTTGTAATTTAGATTACAGTATTTCTCTTTTGAACAGATTAGCAGACCCTCATACAAAGATTTTACTTTCGATGACGATATAGAGTGCAAGCATTAACATTAGATCGTAGACATTTTACAATAGGTTTTTTGCTTTGGGCGATGGCCATATTTTGGTCAGCATCACAGCCGGGCAGTGGGCAGCCACAGGTATTTGCAGGACTGGACAAAATCCAGCATTTTGTCGCCTATGGCGTATTAGCGTTGCTACTTGCTAAAGCAACTTATGACCGCTTCAGCTGGAATAGCATGGTTGTTATTGTGATGGTGGTGATTTTGCTTGGTGTTTGCGATGAATTGTATCAAGCAACGATTCCAAACCGCGATTCAAGTATTGGTGATGTGATTGCTGATGGTGCAGGCGCCGTTGCCGGGTTTTTAGTCGCCTGGATGTGGCAGGCCTATAACGATATAAAGGATAACAATATGAAGAGGAAACAACAGTGAGTCAATTATCGGGTGAAGGCAAGGTTGCATTAATTACTGGCGTGACCGGACAAGATGGTGCTTATTTAGCTGAATTTTTGCTCAGCAAAGGTTACGAGGTTCATGGTATCAAGCGCCGTGCATCATCGTTTAATACGGATCGTATTGATCACCTTTATAAAGATCCCCATGACACTGGGCGTAAGTTTATTTTACACTACGGTGATCTCACCGATGCGACAAACTTGATTCGTATTGTGCAAGAAGTACAGCCGGATGAGCTTTATAATCTCGCTGCACAAAGTCATGTTGGCGTATCATTTGAAACACCGGAATATACGGCAAATTCTGATGCGCTCGGCACCTTACGATTGCTTGAGGCAATCCGCATACTGGGTCTGGAAAAGAAAACCCGTTTTTATCAGGCGTCTACCAGTGAGATGTTTGGTAAGGTGCAGGAAATCCCGCAGACAGAGACCACCCCATTTTACCCGCGTAGTCCCTATGGTGCAGCCAAGGTTTATGGTTACTGGATCGTAGTGAATTACCGTGAATCCTACGGTATGTATGCTTGCAACGGCATTTTGTTCAACCACGAGTCACCTTTGCGTGGTGAGACCTTTGTCACGCGTAAAATTACACGAGCGGCTGCACGTATCAAACTGGGCCTGCAAGACAAACTGTATTTAGGTAACCTCGACTCATTGCGTGATTGGGGACATGCGCGTGACTATGTCAAGGCACAATGGTTGATGTTGCAACAAGAGGTTGCGGAAGACTTTGTTATTGCCACGGGAAAACAATGGTCAGTACGCCAATTTGTTGATGCCGCTTTTGCTGAAATCGATATTCAACTGGATTGGCAGGGCGAAGGGGTTGATGAACAAGGACGCAACAAAGCTAATGGTGAGGTATTGATTGAGGTTGACTCACGTTATTTTCGTCCTACCGAGGTTGAGACTTTATTGGGTGACCCATCAAAAGCCAAAGAAAAGCTTGGTTGGGAGCCAGAGTGTAGCCTGGAAGACATGGTCAGTGAAATGGTGCGTGGCGATTTGCGTGACGCAGAAAAAGATGAGCTTTGTAGGCGCGAAGGTTACAAAACCTTCAGTCACTTCGAATAACGCTGATGACATCATTATCTCATGACGCTGTTATTTATGTGGCTGGCCACCGTGGCTTAGTTGGCTCAGCAGTTGTTCGCAAGTTAACAGCCGAAGGCTTTAGCAATATTGTCAGTGCCACCAGTGCCGAGGTAGACCTACGTGATCCTCATGCCGTAAAAGCGTTTTATCAACAGCATAAACCGACTCATGTGGTTGTGGCTGCGGCCAAGGTCGGCGGCATTCACGCCAATGATGTCTATCCTGCACAATTTCTCTACGATAATCTTATGATCGAAGCTAACTTGATTCATGGCGCTTATGAATCAGGCGTCGAAAAATTACTTTTCCTGGGTAGTACGTGTATTTACCCAAAATTAGCTGAGCAGCCATTAAAAGAAGAATGTTTGCTAACCGGCCCCTTAGAGCCGACCAATGAATGGTATGCCATTGCCAAAATAGCCGGCGTAAAACTTTGTCAGGCCTATGCAAAACAATATGGCGCGTGTTTTATTTCTGCCATGCCGACTAATCTTTATGGCCCGGGAGATAATTTCGATCTCAATAATTCACATGTCTTACCTGCCTTGATGCGCAAGTTCCACGAAGCGAAAGAGAATAACGACCCTACGGTGACCGTTTGGGGGTCTGGCAAACCCAAACGCGAGTTTTTACATGTTGACGACTGTGCTGCGGCATGTGTTCATTTATTGCAAAACTACGACAACACAGATGAGTGGGTCAATATTGGTGTGGGTCATGACATCAGCATTGCTGATCTGGCAGCCTTGGTCAAAGAGGTGGTCGGCTATAAGGGCGAGATTATTTACGATAGCTCGAAACCCGATGGTACGCCGCGTAAGTTGGTCGATGTTGCGCGTATTAATAATACCGGTTGGTCAGCAAATATTGCCTTAAAAGAAGGTGTTACGGCGACCTATCAGTGGTATTTAGATAATTATTGATTTGTTTGTTCTGGCTGTTGGAGTTCTTTTTAAGACACATAGAGAGAATAGATGTAGTAAGTAATATTCTTAATGGTTTGAGTGAATTTGACAGTAGCTATTTTATATGTGGCAGTGCTAAGGGTAGATATATTTATATGAGCATAGAAACCATTGTTTTTGCGATTATTGGTGCAATATTTGTTTCTGCTGCTAGTTTTTTAATAGCTCGATGGCACTATCGTCAAATTATTAATCAACAAACCGAGCAAATTAATGATTATAAGGATAACGTAACAAACCTGAATGCCCAGTTAGGTTCGTCCAACAAAAAAATCTCTAGCTTGGAAAGGAATCTCCTCAGTAATGTGATCACATTAAAAGCAGAAGAGGAAAAAATCGAAGCATTAAAGGAGCAATTCGAAAAACAAAAAAATGAACTCAAGAATGAATTTAAAGTTGTTTCTGAAGAGATAATTAAAGAACGGCAAAAAGCATTAAATGACCAAAATAAAGAAGGTATAGGTGCATTACTTAAGCCGCTTCAAGAACAAATCATTAACTTCCAGAAACGAGTCAATGAAGTACATACTGAAACAATAAAAGGTAATACCAGCCTTGAAGTGGAAATTAAAAAAATCATGGATGTTGGTATCAAGATGAGAGATGAAGCCAGTAATCTCGCCTCAGCTCTTAAGGGCGGATCTCAACAACGCGGCGCATGGGGAGAAGCTCAATTAGAGCGCACGCTAGAAATGAGCGGATTGATTGAAGACGCACATTACGAAAAACAATCTTCGTTCAAAGACCAAGCAGGCAAACAAAAACAAACAGATTACCTTGTTAAATTGCCAGGCAATAAACATATCATTATTGATAGTAAAGTTTCTCTGCTTGCTTATGACAATGCCGTCTCATTAGAAACAGAAAAAGAACGAACCATGGCAATGGACGAACATGTGAAATCAATAAAAAAACATATTGACGATCTAGAAGCTAAAGATTATACCAACCTTATTGGTATGCATAGCCCTAGCTTTGTATTGATGTTTATGCCTATTGAGCCAGCTTATATCGAAGCACTTAAACATAATAAAGGGTTATTTGGGTACGGTTACGATAAAAGTATTGTGTTGGTATCTCATACTACTCTAATCCCTATTCTTCGTACCGTGGCAAATTTATGGATGCTAGATAAAAGTAATACAGAGGCGCGAGAAATCAGTGAGAAAGCAGGTGACATTTACAACTCTGTTTGCATAGTCGCAGAGAGGTTTCAAAAACTAGGTCAGACCTTAAACACTGCTAGCAAACATTACAATGACACTGTAACTGCGATTTCGGGTCAACAAGGTTTACAGGGAAAAGTAGAGCGTTTCACGCAATTCTCCAATAAGATCAGCAAGAATATGCCGCAGTTAGAGTCTCGTCACTTTGAATACGAAGTTTCTCGCTTAGATATCCAGAAACTACCTATAGAAATGGAGAATGAATTGGTTGAAGGGAAAGATAAAAACGATAGTGCTTGATCACTACCGTAGGTTATTTAATTGCAATTGTGAATCCAGTCCAATATCTCTTTGGCTGAATTAATAATACCGTCTGCACCCCATTCAGTGACGTTATCGTGCTCGCCGATATAGCCAAAGGCGGCAGCCAAAGTCATCATGCCTGCATTGTGGCCAGCTTCGATGTCACGCTTGGCATCACCAACATAGAGACAGCGCTGGGCTTGCACCCCTATTATTTTACAGGCATGCAATAACGGTGCAGGGTGGGGTTTACTGTGTGACACCGTGTCGCCACTGACGACACAGCTGGCG from Gammaproteobacteria bacterium includes:
- a CDS encoding squalene/phytoene synthase family protein, translating into MSDSLKITQAYAFCQKMAYEHYENFPVASRLLPKALRKPVSVIYAFARTAD
- the galE gene encoding UDP-glucose 4-epimerase GalE, whose translation is MPRVLIVGGAGYIGSHMVKYLGKKGAVITVLDNLSTGHRDLVTAGEFIEGDLGDQALLDTVFASRDIDVVMHFAASSLVGESVIDPLKYYTNNVSRTANLLSAMQRHEIKHFIFSSTAAVYGEPDELPITEQTTTNPTNPYGATKLAVERMLRDCDAAFGLKSICLRYFNACGADDSATIGERHQPETHLIPLVLQVAAGLREHISVFGNDYETEDGTCLRDYVHVNDLAQAHYQAMMKLLDGGESNLYNLGNSTGFSVRQVIDQVSLVTGKKINVVDAPRRVGDPAVLVADSTKARRELAWQPQYESLSMMIETAWSWHQRDSS
- a CDS encoding VanZ family protein, whose product is MAIFWSASQPGSGQPQVFAGLDKIQHFVAYGVLALLLAKATYDRFSWNSMVVIVMVVILLGVCDELYQATIPNRDSSIGDVIADGAGAVAGFLVAWMWQAYNDIKDNNMKRKQQ
- the gmd gene encoding GDP-mannose 4,6-dehydratase, yielding MSQLSGEGKVALITGVTGQDGAYLAEFLLSKGYEVHGIKRRASSFNTDRIDHLYKDPHDTGRKFILHYGDLTDATNLIRIVQEVQPDELYNLAAQSHVGVSFETPEYTANSDALGTLRLLEAIRILGLEKKTRFYQASTSEMFGKVQEIPQTETTPFYPRSPYGAAKVYGYWIVVNYRESYGMYACNGILFNHESPLRGETFVTRKITRAAARIKLGLQDKLYLGNLDSLRDWGHARDYVKAQWLMLQQEVAEDFVIATGKQWSVRQFVDAAFAEIDIQLDWQGEGVDEQGRNKANGEVLIEVDSRYFRPTEVETLLGDPSKAKEKLGWEPECSLEDMVSEMVRGDLRDAEKDELCRREGYKTFSHFE
- a CDS encoding GDP-L-fucose synthase — translated: MTSLSHDAVIYVAGHRGLVGSAVVRKLTAEGFSNIVSATSAEVDLRDPHAVKAFYQQHKPTHVVVAAAKVGGIHANDVYPAQFLYDNLMIEANLIHGAYESGVEKLLFLGSTCIYPKLAEQPLKEECLLTGPLEPTNEWYAIAKIAGVKLCQAYAKQYGACFISAMPTNLYGPGDNFDLNNSHVLPALMRKFHEAKENNDPTVTVWGSGKPKREFLHVDDCAAACVHLLQNYDNTDEWVNIGVGHDISIADLAALVKEVVGYKGEIIYDSSKPDGTPRKLVDVARINNTGWSANIALKEGVTATYQWYLDNY
- the rmuC gene encoding DNA recombination protein RmuC; amino-acid sequence: MSIETIVFAIIGAIFVSAASFLIARWHYRQIINQQTEQINDYKDNVTNLNAQLGSSNKKISSLERNLLSNVITLKAEEEKIEALKEQFEKQKNELKNEFKVVSEEIIKERQKALNDQNKEGIGALLKPLQEQIINFQKRVNEVHTETIKGNTSLEVEIKKIMDVGIKMRDEASNLASALKGGSQQRGAWGEAQLERTLEMSGLIEDAHYEKQSSFKDQAGKQKQTDYLVKLPGNKHIIIDSKVSLLAYDNAVSLETEKERTMAMDEHVKSIKKHIDDLEAKDYTNLIGMHSPSFVLMFMPIEPAYIEALKHNKGLFGYGYDKSIVLVSHTTLIPILRTVANLWMLDKSNTEAREISEKAGDIYNSVCIVAERFQKLGQTLNTASKHYNDTVTAISGQQGLQGKVERFTQFSNKISKNMPQLESRHFEYEVSRLDIQKLPIEMENELVEGKDKNDSA